DNA from Pirellulaceae bacterium:
AGCCCTTGTTTATCGGTTGCCCAATGGCTCTGATGAGTCCGATGGCGTTCCTGCAAAAGCCGATTCGTTGGCTCAAAGCAATCTCCCATTTTCGCGCTTCGATTTCTGGTGCGCCCAATTTTGCATACCAACTGTGCGTGGACAAAATCAGTGACGAAGAACTGGTCGGGATCGATTTGAGTAGCTGGAAGACAGCGTTTAATGGGGCCGAACCGGTTCGGGCGGCGACGCTCAAGCAGTTTATCCAGCGCTTTGAACCCTATGGCTTTAGCCCAGCGGCCTTCTTGCCCTGTTACGGTATGGCCGAAACGACTCTGATCGTAACGGGCGGCCCACAGCCGGAACCTCCAGTCTTTCAAACATTTGACGGCAAGCAACTGGACTTGGGTCGCATCGTTCCGTGTGACGCATCGGACGCGGACGCCCGCGAATTGGTTGGCAGTGGCGCGATTTTGCCCGGCGAAGAGGTATTAATCGTCGATTCGGAGTTGAGGCAGTCAATGGCACCTGATCGCATCGGCGAAATCTGGGTCCGCAGCCCCAGTGTCGGGCAAGGTTATTGGCAGCGTGAAGCGGATACCTTGGAAACCTTTGGTGCCCGCACGATAGATGGCAAGGGGCCATATTTGCGGACCGGCGATCTGGGATTTGTTTATGACCGACAGTTGTATGTCGCCGGCCGGTTGAAAGACGTCATTATCGTCCGAGGCGTTAATCGCTATCCACAGGATATCGAACAGACCGCCGAGCAGGCTCACGAGATTATGCAGAGCGGCATGACGGCGGCCTTTGCCGATGACAGCGGCGATCGCGAGCGATTGGTCGTGTGCGCCGAAGTGCAGAGACGCGAGGGCGGGACCAATTGGGACGAGGTCATCAAAGCAATTCGTCGCGATGTTTCATTGCAGCATGACTTGCCCCCCGATGCTGTAGTTCTGGTGCGTTTCGGGACTTTGCCCAGAACATCCAGTGGTAAGATTCAACGCCATGCCTGCCGAGAATTGTATGTGCGTGGTTCGTTGAAAGTAGTCGCCCAGTGGCGCTCATTCGAGTTGGATTTGCCGCCTGGCGAGCCGATGATTGCGGCTTCGACCTTGCGATCTGGCTCCGCTCAGAATCTGTCCTCGGCATCTCCCGAATCGGCTTCAGCCACTGCATCGAGCGACTTACCTGACAACGAGATCATCGATGTAGTCATGGACGCCATTCGCGCGGTGGCTCAAGAGCGTGCCAAGGAGCTGGACGTCAAGACCAACATCGTGCTTGATTTGGGGCTGGATAGTTTGGAACGAATGCAAATCGTTCACTCGCTGGAACAGACCTTCGACGGCCGCTTCCCCGAGAGCGTGCTACCTGAAATTGAAACGGTCCAAGAAGTAGCGGAGGCCATCGAGCGCCATTTAGGCAAGAACCGCATGCGTCTGGAGTTGATACCGACTGAGTCAGGACTGCGTCCCGCCGACAGTCGACTGGTTCAACCCGACGAATATTGCTTCGATCATTTGCCGGAATATCGTCGGCTGAAGCGGACCATGGCACAGTTTGATATGACCGGTGTCCCTAATCCTTATTTCTCGGTCCATGAGGGCGTTGTCCGCGATACCACGCGTATCGCTGGTCGTGAACTGATTAGTTTTGCATCCTACAATTATTTAGGAATGTCTGGCGACCCAGCCATAACGTCTGCTGTGCAGGACGCCGTTGCGCAGTACGGAACCAGCGTAAGTGCATCGCGGTTGGTCAGCGGAGAAAAGCCTCTGCACCGGCAATTAGAACAAGCGATCGCTGATTGGGTAGGCGTCGAAGACGCAGTCGTTATGGTAGGCGGTCACGCGACTAACGAGACGACCATTGGCCATTTGGTGGGACATGGCGATTTGATTTTGCACGATGCGCTATCACATAACAGCATTATCCAGGGAGCTATCTTGTCCGGTGCCCGGCGGCGTCCGTTTCCGCACAACGACTGGCGCGAATTGGGCAACATTTTATCCGAGGTTCGGTCCAGCTATCGACGCATTCTGATCGTGGTGGAGGGCGTTTACAGTATGGACGGCGACTTCCCGGAACTGCCGCGGTTCATCGAAGTCAAGCAGCGCCATCATGCTTGGCTGATGGTCGACGAGGCACACTCTGCAGGCACGATGGGACCAACCGGTCGCGGTATCGCCGAGCACTTTGGATCCAGACCGCGCGACGTCGATATTTGGATGGGTACGCTCAGCAAGTCGTATGGTAGTTGTGGCGGATACATCGCTGGCTGTCGGGAACTGATCGAACTGTTGAAATATACCGCGCCGGGATTCGTCTTCAGCGTCGGCCTGTCGCCACCCAATACGGCTGCGGCCTTGGCTTCATTGTCTGTCCTGAAGTCGCATCCCGAGCGCGTGCAGACGTTGCATGCCCGCTCAAGTCTGTTCCTGAACGAAGCTCAGCGGTTAGGGCTGAATACCGGTAGTTCCAGCCAAACCCCAGTAATTCCCGTGATCACCGGAAACTCATTGCACGCTTTGATGTTGTCACGCAAATTGTTTGAAGCTGGAGTTAACGTGCAGCCCATTTTGTATCCTGCCGTTGAGGAGTCAGCTGCCCGGCTGAGATTCTTTATCAACTGTACACACAGCGAAGAACAGATTCGCTATGCAGTACAGCATACTGCGGCTGCGCTCCGCGAAATTCATCCAGGATATTTTGCGGGCTGAGTCAAGTCGCGTTTTCTCTCGGCCCAGTTTGTCGAGCCCCGTCCCAGTAGCGCCGCCGAATGCTGGCAATGCTGGGCGCTAGCAAAGTGCAACTGCCCTAGTCCTAGACTCTGTCGATGCACTATAAGCCGACAATAATCTGTTTGTCCGCATCGCGACCAAAACCATTGACCTGCTACAAGTGGCTAACCAGCTCGTGGCTAGTGCCAATACGCGTCGCCCCAGCCAAAGGAGTTGCCGTATGCGTTCGATCGCAGTCATCAATCAGAAAGGCGGAGTCGGGAAAACGACAACAGCAGTGAATTTGGCTGCGGGGTTGGCCGAACAGGGATGCCGCGTGTGTTTGTTCGACCTTGACCCGCAAGCCCACGCTACCCTGCATCTGGGCTTGTCGCTTACCAGCCATCAACTAAGTACCTATGATCTACTCTGTGGCGAAGCCACCATCGCACAGACGCGGCAATGGATAAACGAATGCTTATCCATCGTACCGGCCAATTTGGACTTAGCCGCCGCCGAACTAGAGCTGGCGGGCGAAGTTGGCCGCGAAGTCATCTTGCGCGATCGGCTCGAGGCTGATACTGAGCAATTCGACTATTTGATTTTGGATTGCCCACCCTCGTTGGGCGTGTTAACCCTCAATGCCCTGACGGCCGTTCATGAGGTCCTGCTACCGCTGCAGCCCCATTTTCTGGCCCTGCACGGGCTCAGTAAACTGCTTAAAACGATCGACGTCGTTGCCAAGCGGCTCAATCCGGATTTGAAACTGACCGGCGTAGTGTTGTGCATGTATGAATCGGCCACGCGACTGGCAGCCGAAGTGACTCGCGATGTCGATGAATTCTTGTCCATGCAAACCCGAACGAGCGGAGCCTGGGCTGGAGCCCGTTTTTTCCAGACTCGCATTCGGCGCAATATTCGTCTAGCCGAGGCGCCCAGTTTTGGCCAGAGCATTTTTCAGTACGCGCCCGGATCCAACGGAGCGGATGATTATCGACAATTGTCCCGTGAATTGATGGGGCTATCGATGGCTTCGGACTCAACGGATCGGACGGAGGCACAAGCCATTAGTGCCTCTGCTGCGGCTGGGCCCACCGCGCAGACTGTGGGAGCGATGAATCGGGGGCAACTGGTGCTGCCAATAGCAGGTTGAACCGGTACCCAAGCAACGGCCCAAATAGGAAAGACTTGTGTTATCACTGTCGACCGTAGCGAAAGCGTATTGCCTCGGCGGCCTGTTGGTGGCCGTCACGGGTTGTCAACGGTTTCAGCAGGCTTGCCAAGATGCGCTGCCGACGTTGTTTGTTCCAACAATTGAAGTACCGGTGTCCAATCCATCTCGTGTAGGCCCACATGATCCTGAATTCCTGTGGCTGCAAGTCGTAGACGCTGTGGATGATCATTTTCGCATTCAAAGCGAACAGTGGGTCCGTCGCGATCAAGATGGTTGGCTGGAAGGTAGATTAACGACCTATCCTGAAGTCAGCGGCACTAGCCTGGAACCTTGGAGGCGGGAAGCCTCACGCGGCATCGAGCGGCTGCAAAGCACAATTCAAACGATTCGTCGCACCGCTACCGTTCGGGTTATTCCCGAAGAAAGCGGCTATGTAATTGACGTTACGGTCCTCAAAGAACAAGAGGATGTCGATCAAGCGCAGGCTTCGACGGCCGGGTCTTCTGCACAGCGACATGATGGCACCATCGTGCGCAATGAAAATCAGCAGAGGCAGCTGCCGGTGACCCTGGGCTGGTTCGAGATTGGCCGGGATGCAGACCTGGAACAGCGGATCATGGCTGGAATACTAGGTCGGATCTCCAACGTCCAACCGCCCAAGCATGGTCTACTCGGTCGTCACTAACGTTCTTGGTAGCTACGTTTGCCAGTACGTGGAGGCTGCCGGGACTGCATTCAGAAATCCACCTTCTGGCGACGCTAGTTACAATTCCTTCGGCCTATCTTTCCATTTTGAACTACTATGGGAATAATTGGGAACGCTGTGTGCTGGACCCAGAGCCGTGACCTGCCAAATTGGCGTCCGCGTCAGCATTGGCTGAAATCTGTGGATTCCATTAAGTGAACAACATTCCAAAATAGCGCGAGACTGAGCGGTGCAGTGGATCGAGCCTAAACTGCTGATTGCCGATGACGATCGGGATTTTCGCGAAACGCTGGCGGAGGTGTTTCATCGCCGAGGGTACGCTACCCATCTGGCTGCTGATGGTCAGGAAGCGTTGGAGATTTGTCACGCCAGACCCCAGTTGCACTTAGTGATTTTCGATGTGCACATGCCTCGAGTAACCGGGTTGGAAGCGTTGCAACACCTGCGCGTTCACGATTGCTGGTCACTGCCCTGTATCTTGATGAGCGCTCAAATGGACGATCGCATCGTGCGCGAGGCCCAAGCGTTGAACCCGGCCGGGATTTTGGCCAAGCCTTTCACGCTGCGCGACCTGACAGCTACTGTAGAAGAGGCGCTAAGACGCTCTTACGGTTGGGAAATCTAGTCATCCGGCCGATTGTTCGTAACGTTTTACTGATTCGTAGAGTGGGACCAGTCGGACCTGTTCAATCGGTGGCCAATCCCAACGCAAGTTGCTCATGACAAACTGCGTTTATTGGAGATTAGTACGGTCTCGCGCCGGGCCACTTCACTCTGGTCGGACTACTTGTCTCTTGCTGGAATTAGTTCCAGACTATCGCCGAGGACCGTGTCTGCAGTGGCAGCGATTGGTTGTAGTGTGCCGTCCAGCCAATTGTCAAGCTGGTCGGTGTACTGCCTACTGAGCGGATGACCGGATTGTCCGGCGGGCATGATCGCCTGAGCCTGCGGGGGTGCAGCCATTTCAATCACCACGCGCACCGTCGCGCCGTGTGATACTTGAAACGGGCGATCGTATCGATATCCCGCGCGACCAACCGTAGACGGTCCTCCAGCTAAGCCGCGCGACGACTCATTCAATAGCATCTCAAGAGGGGGCGCTGCAGTTGCCAGTTCATGTTGCAAAGTCAATTTCTGTAGTTGATCCAGTCGCCATGACTTCAGTTCAGGTCCCAAGCGATCCATCAGGTCTGTCACCGTTCGCTCAAGCGCTGCCGCCAGATGCTGAGCCTTGCCTCGAGGCCACCACGTTGAAGCTTCTTCCAACAGCAAGCGATCCAACGCGTGATTGAGCATATATCCGCGACGCAGCAAGCTGGCAAACAAACTATCACCCAGTGGCTGCCTGAAAGCTTCGGTGGCCAGCTGGACGTACCAAGCCTGAAAGATAAGTGCCGCAGCGCTATCGGCCGCTGCCATCGGTAAAGTCTGCCATTTCTTCAGCATTTGACAGGCCTCTTGTGCCGGTTCCGACAACGTCTGACAGGGCGTGCTGTTCAGCAGGGCAGGCAACAGTTTAGCAGCCTGACCGTCGTACCTGTCGACTTGCAGCTTTCGCATTTGGTCGACGCTGATCGTCTGGCTGCAGGCGAGCACAGATTGAATTCTAGCGATACGATAAGCGGCGGCATTGTCGGCAGAAACCAGCGGCCCCTGCCCGGCAGCGTTCACACGTGCGTTGGCCGCCGCAACGTAGCCTGCGGGCGGATTGAAAAGCCGAGGGTGATCAGTAGGCGATACCATTCCCAGCCAGCGATTAGACATGTCGTGGCCTTGCAGTGGTTGAACCCCACTGCCCGCAGCTCTGTTTGGTAGCAGTCCGGCTGTTCGAAATCCGATGTTTCCATCCACGTCGGCGTAGGTCGCGTTTAGACTAGGCGCTGCCAATCGGTCGAGTGCGCCGGTGAATTGTTGCCAATCTTCTGCAAAGTTCAGTTCCAATAACGCCTCCAAACCCATGTCACCAATATGATGGGCTGTCCAGCGGAGCGAAATTGGTGGATGTTCGCTAATGAGTGGTCCGTTTCTCGTCGAGATAACCGTGAATCGTTCCGCATCCATTCGCCCGGAGACCGGGATCAAGTACTCCTGTTTCTCGGCGGTGTACCACTGCTGCCCATCGAGAAACTGATCTGGGTTTTCCGGATGTCGCGTTTCAAGAAACAGGTCCTGCGTGTCTCCGATATTGGTGAATCCCCAAGCGATGCGATGATTGTAGCCATTGATCACGCCGGGTAAGCCCGCCGCAGACCAGCCTCGAATTTGTCGCCCGTCGCCGAAGAACAGATGAACCTCGTAAAATAAGTTCGGCAGGCCAAGTTCGTCGTGTGAATCAAACGCAAATAGCGCATGGCCTGTAGCACTTCGACCTGGCGCAACACACCAGCCGTTACTGCCCAGGCTCAACCGAGGCAGTTGTAAATTGACGGCTGCGTCCAGTGCCGATAGAGCATCGATCGCCAAGGCGACTGACGGCAATTTGGAAAGTGCATCTTGGGCTCTTTGTGAATCTGTTGCGGACAGGCCGGCGGGTCCATTCACGGGTGGCGATTCTTCCTGCCATGACAGTTCCTGGCGCGGTAAGACATACGGATAGTCGGCGGCTGTCTCGGACCCGTCGCTCAAGAAATATTCCAGTTGCCCTGGAGTTAGAACGCGTGATAGTTCAAAACGCAATAGTTCATGGTGCATGTTGCCCGCCGATTGGTAGGCCATTACGGCGCCTACCGCAAATACATCTGCGCGTGTCCAATTTTGAGGGCGATGCATCAGCAACAAGAGTTCGACCGGCCGGGTTCGCAACTGCTCAATGGCAGTGTTGACGCCAGTCAGATAGGCATCGATGTACTGCAGAAGCTCCGTGGTGGCGTTTTTTTCAAGCTGCCTCGCCAACTGGGGCACTCCAATTCTCAACAATTGTTGATCGGTCCCCAACATGCTGCCACCCAGTAGCTCAGACAATCTGGCCTGGCCCGCTCGACGAAACATTTCCATCTGCCACAGCCGATGCTGGGCATGCAGCCAACCCTGAGCGGCTAGCGCGTCGGCAGCAGTCTGTGCCTGAACAAATGGGCGCTGCTGGTCGTCGAACCGAATCGCGACTTTGGCTGCCAAACCCTTAATTTCGACTTGGCCGCGTGTTTGCGGCAATGATCCGCGTAACAGGGCATAGATGGCCGTGACGGAAATCAATGCTATCACGAATAGGCTGAAGGTGACGTTCCTAAGTCGACTCCGCCACTTATTTCGAGCTGGCTTGATAGACGTTTGAGGACTGTCGGCCGTCATGCGAATCGTACTTACTGTGTAGTTACGTGAAACTGCGTGCCAATTCGACAATCGTGGCAAACTCGGCTGGACGAACAGGTTGGACGCTCAACCGCGAGCCCTTTTGAAGCAGAACCATCCCGGCTAATTGCTTGACTTGGCGGAGTTGTCGAAGCGACACAGGGCGTGCAAACCGCTCCCTGAGCTGTACATCCACCATGTACCAAGTCGGTTGTTCGGTCCGTGATTTGGGATCGAAGTGCGGATCATGCCGGTCAAACGCTGTAAAGTCCGGATAACCAGCGCGGACGACCTGCACAACGCCCATCACTGCCGGCTCGTCGCAACTGGAGTGGTAGAACAGCACGTAGTCCCCCAGTTGCATCTGATCGCGAAGCGTGTTTCGAG
Protein-coding regions in this window:
- a CDS encoding aminotransferase class I/II-fold pyridoxal phosphate-dependent enzyme gives rise to the protein MQVVEPVIGVDESHFHHFTGQAVPPRTDLVSVLQHWARHYPDRPAFYFSDGEDYVHSQCITYGQLDLAARNLAGYLQRLNVAGQRVLLVYPPVMDFLVGFFGCLYAGATAVPAFPPRRNRKGQRIHGIAQDCQVRLALTNEQVRQQIEGDDNWVEWESISIVASDSLTQEYSSQWKPPQIRPEDLAVLQYTSGSTGQPKGVMLSHSNLMRNAELIMVAFETRQSSVGVSWLPTYHDMGLVGGILEPLFIGCPMALMSPMAFLQKPIRWLKAISHFRASISGAPNFAYQLCVDKISDEELVGIDLSSWKTAFNGAEPVRAATLKQFIQRFEPYGFSPAAFLPCYGMAETTLIVTGGPQPEPPVFQTFDGKQLDLGRIVPCDASDADARELVGSGAILPGEEVLIVDSELRQSMAPDRIGEIWVRSPSVGQGYWQREADTLETFGARTIDGKGPYLRTGDLGFVYDRQLYVAGRLKDVIIVRGVNRYPQDIEQTAEQAHEIMQSGMTAAFADDSGDRERLVVCAEVQRREGGTNWDEVIKAIRRDVSLQHDLPPDAVVLVRFGTLPRTSSGKIQRHACRELYVRGSLKVVAQWRSFELDLPPGEPMIAASTLRSGSAQNLSSASPESASATASSDLPDNEIIDVVMDAIRAVAQERAKELDVKTNIVLDLGLDSLERMQIVHSLEQTFDGRFPESVLPEIETVQEVAEAIERHLGKNRMRLELIPTESGLRPADSRLVQPDEYCFDHLPEYRRLKRTMAQFDMTGVPNPYFSVHEGVVRDTTRIAGRELISFASYNYLGMSGDPAITSAVQDAVAQYGTSVSASRLVSGEKPLHRQLEQAIADWVGVEDAVVMVGGHATNETTIGHLVGHGDLILHDALSHNSIIQGAILSGARRRPFPHNDWRELGNILSEVRSSYRRILIVVEGVYSMDGDFPELPRFIEVKQRHHAWLMVDEAHSAGTMGPTGRGIAEHFGSRPRDVDIWMGTLSKSYGSCGGYIAGCRELIELLKYTAPGFVFSVGLSPPNTAAALASLSVLKSHPERVQTLHARSSLFLNEAQRLGLNTGSSSQTPVIPVITGNSLHALMLSRKLFEAGVNVQPILYPAVEESAARLRFFINCTHSEEQIRYAVQHTAAALREIHPGYFAG
- a CDS encoding ParA family protein, encoding MRSIAVINQKGGVGKTTTAVNLAAGLAEQGCRVCLFDLDPQAHATLHLGLSLTSHQLSTYDLLCGEATIAQTRQWINECLSIVPANLDLAAAELELAGEVGREVILRDRLEADTEQFDYLILDCPPSLGVLTLNALTAVHEVLLPLQPHFLALHGLSKLLKTIDVVAKRLNPDLKLTGVVLCMYESATRLAAEVTRDVDEFLSMQTRTSGAWAGARFFQTRIRRNIRLAEAPSFGQSIFQYAPGSNGADDYRQLSRELMGLSMASDSTDRTEAQAISASAAAGPTAQTVGAMNRGQLVLPIAG
- a CDS encoding response regulator, encoding MQWIEPKLLIADDDRDFRETLAEVFHRRGYATHLAADGQEALEICHARPQLHLVIFDVHMPRVTGLEALQHLRVHDCWSLPCILMSAQMDDRIVREAQALNPAGILAKPFTLRDLTATVEEALRRSYGWEI
- a CDS encoding penicillin acylase family protein, giving the protein MIALISVTAIYALLRGSLPQTRGQVEIKGLAAKVAIRFDDQQRPFVQAQTAADALAAQGWLHAQHRLWQMEMFRRAGQARLSELLGGSMLGTDQQLLRIGVPQLARQLEKNATTELLQYIDAYLTGVNTAIEQLRTRPVELLLLMHRPQNWTRADVFAVGAVMAYQSAGNMHHELLRFELSRVLTPGQLEYFLSDGSETAADYPYVLPRQELSWQEESPPVNGPAGLSATDSQRAQDALSKLPSVALAIDALSALDAAVNLQLPRLSLGSNGWCVAPGRSATGHALFAFDSHDELGLPNLFYEVHLFFGDGRQIRGWSAAGLPGVINGYNHRIAWGFTNIGDTQDLFLETRHPENPDQFLDGQQWYTAEKQEYLIPVSGRMDAERFTVISTRNGPLISEHPPISLRWTAHHIGDMGLEALLELNFAEDWQQFTGALDRLAAPSLNATYADVDGNIGFRTAGLLPNRAAGSGVQPLQGHDMSNRWLGMVSPTDHPRLFNPPAGYVAAANARVNAAGQGPLVSADNAAAYRIARIQSVLACSQTISVDQMRKLQVDRYDGQAAKLLPALLNSTPCQTLSEPAQEACQMLKKWQTLPMAAADSAAALIFQAWYVQLATEAFRQPLGDSLFASLLRRGYMLNHALDRLLLEEASTWWPRGKAQHLAAALERTVTDLMDRLGPELKSWRLDQLQKLTLQHELATAAPPLEMLLNESSRGLAGGPSTVGRAGYRYDRPFQVSHGATVRVVIEMAAPPQAQAIMPAGQSGHPLSRQYTDQLDNWLDGTLQPIAATADTVLGDSLELIPARDK
- a CDS encoding EVE domain-containing protein, with translation MAKTNKKYQSTSGRYWLVKSEPDTFSIDDLAVAPKRTTHWDGVRNYQARNTLRDQMQLGDYVLFYHSSCDEPAVMGVVQVVRAGYPDFTAFDRHDPHFDPKSRTEQPTWYMVDVQLRERFARPVSLRQLRQVKQLAGMVLLQKGSRLSVQPVRPAEFATIVELARSFT